Proteins encoded in a region of the Lepeophtheirus salmonis chromosome 6, UVic_Lsal_1.4, whole genome shotgun sequence genome:
- the LOC121119299 gene encoding metallo-beta-lactamase domain-containing protein 1 → MYNIHILSVGYSKFEKDTCLANCTSTLIKSPDINIVVDTMTPWDKDKLVRELKTHRVEPDNVDYLICTHGHSDHVGNNNLFLKAKHIVGHCVHFKDVFETTPFFENNGEFKIDGDNLKVFGTPGHTMDSISVKVQTKEGVVVIAGDTFEKEDDENIWEHLAASENPDEQRKSRDYIRKMADYIVPGHGNIFKVKK, encoded by the exons atgTATAATATTCACATACTATCTGTTGGTtattccaaatttgaaaaagacaCTTGTCTTGCCAATTGCACTAGCACGCTTATAAAAAGCCCCGATATCAACATTGTAGTGGATACAATGACTCCCTGGGATAAGGATAAGTTAG TCAGGGAGTTGAAGACACACAGAGTCGAACCTGATAATGTTGATTATTTGATTTGCACTCACGGACATTCAGATCATGTTGGAaacaataacttatttttgaaagctAAACACATTGTTGGGCATTGCGTTCACTTCAAGG atgtgTTTGAAACAACtccattttttgagaataacggTGAATTCAAAATTGATGGAGATAACTTAAAAGTCTTTGGTACGCCGGGTCATACTATGGATAGTATAAGTGTAAAAGTTCAGACTAAA GAGGGTGTCGTTGTGATTGCTGGAGATACATTCGAAAAAGAggatgatgaaaatatttgggAGCATCTTGCTGCTTCTGAAAATCCAGATGAACAAAGAAAAAGTCGTGATTATATTAGGAAAATGGCAGATTACATAGTTCCAGGacatggaaatatttttaaagtcaagAAATAA
- the ppan gene encoding suppressor of SWI4 1 homolog: protein MGRRKGRSTRKNPNVKESARAEDESLVNAPHSFVISRGTKLGKFIQDLTIDFRKVMEPYTASDIKTRTKNVVKDFSHVAGLLKVSHLIMFTRTEKSPYLKIGRFPRGPTMTFRIREYTLSRDVRSSLRKQVTHDRQYTNHALLILNNFSGSSIPNAKPGENTLGSKEMELMTCMFQNMFPSINITTLKLNSVRRCVLLNYDSETGLVEFRHYTIKIVPVGVSRSVKKIVMNSKLPNLSRYNSVSDYFEGGGGAGSESEAEGDESSHVTLPQFISSRGNTAQQKSSIKLVELGPRLTLEPIKIEEGLLDGEVLYHKLLTKTAEERQKIKVARMNCQSEKDKRRKLQEENVKRKEKEKKLANAKSLEGMHKKRTNLPEGFKSAPDSDPQSEEDNDAEWYEKEVGSAPEKDLFDPKSSSNKKRGMPMGLPARFSKKFKKDTGKNNFMSKDSGKTGFKPRDSSGKTSFKPRDSSGKPSFKPRDSSGRSNFKSKHTGKTNFKSKDSNKKGKRPKDVFNNQGVGPNFNKGKVNKGPRVTSVKGRKPKRK, encoded by the exons ATGGGACGTCGGAAGGGTCGATCCACTCGGAAGAATCCGAATGTGAAAGAATCTGCCAGAGCAGAAGATGAGAGCTTGGTGAATGCACCGCATTCCTTCGTCATTTCCCGTGGAACGAAGCTTGGAAAGTTTATTCAAGATCTCACAATTGATTTTCGAAAAGTCATGGAGCCCTATACTGCTTCGGACATTAAAACACGGACTAAAAATGTCGTCAAGGATTTTTCACATGTTGCTGGACTTCTAAAG GTATCACATCTCATAATGTTTACCCGAACGGAAAAGAGCCCCTATCTCAAAATAGGGCGATTCCCTCGTGGCCCCACAATGACCTTTCGAATTCGTGAATATACTCTCTCTCGAGACGTTCGCTCTTCCCTCAGAAAACAAGTAACCCATGACCGCCAATACACAAACCATGCACTTCtcattctaaacaacttttccgGCTCAAGTATCCCGAATGCAAAGCCTGGAGAAAATACGTTGGGCTCTAAAGAAATGGAGCTCATGACCtgtatgtttcaaaatatgtttccaTCCATAAACATAACTACACTTAAATTGAATTCTGTTCGTCGGTGTGTACTACTAAATTATGACTCTGAAACGGGCTTGGTTGAGTTTCGTCACTACACTATTAAAATTGTACCTGTTGGAGTGTCACGTAGTGTCAAAAAGATTGTGATGAATTCAAAGTTGCCCAATCTATCTCGCTATAACTCTGTATCTGACTATTTTGAAGGTGGAGGAGGTGCTGGTTCGGAGTCGGAGGCTGAAGGAGACGAGTCATCTCATGTCACACTTCctcaatttatttcttctagAGGAAACACTGCGCAGCAGAAATCTTCAATTAAATTGGTTGAGTTGGGGCCTCGTCTTACGTTAGAACCAATTAAAATTGAGGAGGGCCTACTCGATGGTGAGGTTCTATATCATAAATTACTTACTAAAACTGCAGAAGAAcggcaaaaaattaaagtagcTCGCATGAATTGTCAAAGTGAAAAAGATAAACGTCGTAAACTACAGGAAGAGAATGTGAAGCGTaaggaaaaggagaaaaaattggCAAACGCTAAGTCTTTGGAAGGTAtgcataaaaaaagaacaaatcttCCTGAAGGTTTCAAATCCGCCCCGGATTCTGATCCACAAAGTGAAGAAGACAATGATGCGGAGTGGTATGAAAAAGAAGTAGGGAGTGCTCCCGAGAAAGATTTGTTTGATCCAAAATCATCTTCCAATAAGAAAAGAGGAATGCCAATGGGTCTCCCAGCaagatttagtaaaaaatttaaaaaagacacagggaaaaataactttatgtcTAAAGACTCTGGCAAGACTGGCTTTAAGCCCAGAGACTCATCAGGCAAGACTAGTTTTAAGCCTAGAGACTCCTCAGGCAAGCCTAGCTTTAAACCTAGAGACTCTTCAGGCAGGTCTAATTTTAAGTCTAAACATACAGGCAAGACTAATTTTAAGTCTAAGGactcaaataaaaaaggaaagcgACCTAAGGATGTGTTTAACAACCAAGGGGTTGGACCTAATTTTAATAAAGGCAAAGTTAATAAAGGTCCTCGAGTTACATCCGTCAAAGGAAGAAAACCTAAAagaaagtga
- the LOC121119298 gene encoding uncharacterized protein gives MKRMGPSGGSNPTSNAAVHERNYCLRLNDYEKKYAESFRSLRDDESFADVTLVAGCSSEDDSSTSFKAHRVILSACSSYFHSLLIKTLSPWHVHPVLLLTDVRPRDLHALLDFMYLGQVNINNEALSSFLAVAQRLRIKGLCETTFQIPKKDPVYVATGHGKRAKFMTTTTSSVLRSTTQQIIQQHPHKTTDAPIILATSAANQEEVPSSAVTEFISSNDGEFIPSLPSHPFMINTDPTTPTPAAMVTIEDKMNEPQDLTPTHTEVISPSTPKKDRNNRKTCGYCHKDFHEMSLKRHIKDVHFKNENTFVICPQCCKQYASQNSLYSHLNRVHGVKKEMMEGIQIQNVTGNAGTPGGGNITVPSGGTPETASSPSDGIMDLAHHSDSSNE, from the coding sequence ATGAAAAGAATGGGCCCTTCGGGAGGGTCCAATCCTACCTCCAACGCCGCAGTGCATGAGAGAAACTACTGTTTGCGGTTAAACGATTATGAGAAGAAATACGCGGAGTCTTTCCGTAGTTTGCGAGACGACGAATCTTTCGCAGACGTCACATTGGTTGCGGGCTGTTCCTCTGAAGACGACTCGTCCACGAGTTTCAAGGCCCATCGTGTGATTCTGAGTGCATGCTCCTCCTATTTCCATTCACTTTTAATAAAGACACTGAGTCCCTGGCATGTGCACCCTGTTCTACTTCTCACGGACGTCCGCCCCAGAGATCTTCACGCCCTActtgattttatgtatttaggACAGGTGAACATCAACAATGAGGCCCTGAGCTCCTTCCTTGCTGTAGCACAAAGATTGCGCATCAAGGGACTTTGTGAGACGACTTTTCAAATACCTAAAAAAGACCCAGTCTACGTGGCCACGGGTCATGGTAAACGAGCCAAGTTCATGACGACCACCACTTCCTCTGTTCTACGTAGCACAACTCAACAAATCATTCAACAACATCCCCATAAAACCACAGATGCTCCCATAATACTCGCTACATCCGCTGCGAATCAAGAAGAAGTCCCCTCCTCCGCTGTAACTGAATTTATATCTTCCAACGATGGGGAATTCATACCTTCACTTCCCTCTCATCCTTTTATGATTAACACGGATCCAACAACACCCACACCCGCTGCAATGGTCACGATTGAAGATAAAATGAATGAACCTCAGGATCTAACTCCAACACACACTGAAGTTATATCCCCATCCACACCCAAGAAAGATCGCAATAACCGCAAGACATGCGGCTATTGCCATAAAGACTTCCATGAAATGTCTCTCAAAAGGCACATAAAGGACGTTCACTTTAAGAATGAGAATACTTTTGTCATCTGTCCACAATGTTGTAAACAATATGCAAGCCAAAATTCTTTATACTCTCATTTAAATAGAGTCCATGGCGTCAAAAAGGAAATGATGGAAGGGATTCAGATACAGAATGTTACAGGGAATGCTGGTACTCCAGGTGGTGGGAATATCACTGTCCCCTCAGGTGGTACTCCGGAAACTGCATCTTCGCCCAGCGACGGAATTATGGATTTAGCTCATCACTCGGATAGTTcaaatgaataa
- the LOC121119648 gene encoding condensin-2 complex subunit G2 — MSSSRTSIRLKKKKSGVPSLDLAGPIPAETIDDIVATSGNSVEEFIGTFHGLGTKHLESFFKNLNKSQTLECWKNWSKLYTDQDPAIFSIFLNLIKSSLQDEKVVPPLHSIIKTINPLLSSDKYSDTIRNNILSICDRQFKDFISDQVFVSHLIIYLLRKNLDDNFSASTAKRIINVLTETRIMETLEPTLKPWILRTINEKSYYLNKEGIKCLAFVVVKSKYNYGNQFHEMTKSILPGMKIENIYAIGELYKKIWLKYTSSQRENFQQNCIQDLMYHGVLANRNLPKDYEIFPQILRLLDPLHQDKNNKNIQAMLYNLWEPILWRNLKAPNHNVRCNAAEFLFSAFPCENPFLNLEERTLVHDNQIKVMNDLLLDQEPSVRLIGVKGVCQVLSTYWAFLSSDSINELMMTLIKKSSRDSDSVQIRVAVLNGLSDIIKDAPSSHVYLKNILPKVGDSLRDVNEHVRLSMLDLLSIVKSVKYIAYWEICSLDDLLYCLSRDNSPAVCRRLVKLIFNSFFPMKEPESVKLERCVFLIEKNVSAANKFYKYSNKYMELVDSVKFMLTILVSFKRHLSVAPNFNSHQNSIEDDSFSNKENVDEEQPSNLVNSEQDISNTFSRVEADSFLSDFIIMDNFLDIITVMWISRYEDLLKEENTEYRAVLEKKTTKIMTNMFRVYKGTDMSRKIIYLCSLFSQKSVNTIVKYCLSSLKTCDFQALIEGGTKLDTKSAISSWKGNFFSKEPQNFSIFIDALCNWKKGQDLMELILYGIEKGFENINGLSLSLASSAKRRKSVRFIEKDDKIQLRSISFLTYVFRHSINKQRVTSENMKELKEIYIELSKIKDFVKREIEQNHFNEDAATEQYVLYTWETYLKTMLMVEDDNSVISSFVFEWLNYLRLSTSSSNLRSYVLCTFLLFLSNAFSLGKLNNSNEEVLTETVIFINHFNSPNAVEEDDSMEVSYLCLALLGEIQEWIFHQKSLTDINATLKSIQGCLVGILKNLKLGSDENHTITSDIKQSLNSFVDSCKLYTSKPDSFFNLMKVFSQMIIEDMNAYLKKFEEEPLPNFSKELPPLSLFLIQLLVPKYGKHLIEELRISLQLKSLSEKDILSAIWFIYILVIDVEFKISTTSLQNCFVQLKQLQVKDPRGLELMKSIQSHLDSQVD, encoded by the exons ATGTCTTCCTCTCGAACTTCTATTcggttaaaaaagaaaaaatccggAGTCCCATCCCTGGATCTGGCAGGTCCTATTCCTGCTGAAACAATCGATGACATTGTGGCAACATCTGGAAATAGCGTTGAGGAATTTATCGGGACTTTTCATGGACTA GGCACTAAACATTTAGAGTCCTtctttaagaatttaaataagAGCCAAACTCTAGAATGTTGGAAGAATTGGTCAAAACTGTATACGGATCAAGATCCCGCCATTTTCAGCATATTTTTGAATCTCATCAAATCCTCTTTACAGGACGAAAAAGTCGTTCCACCGCTCCATTCCATTATCAAAACTATCAATCCTCTCCTCTCTTCTGATAAATATTCGGATACGATAAGAAACAACATATTAAGCATTTGTGACCGACAATTTAAGGACTTTATATCTGATCAAGTCTTCGTATCTCATCTTATAATCTATCTACTAAGGAAAAATTTAGATGATAACTTTTCTGCAAGTACTGCTAAACGAATTATTAATGTACTAACAGAGACTCGTATCATGGAAACATTGGAACCCACTTTGAAACCTTGGATTTTACGAACTATCAACGAAAAGTCCTATTATCTAAATAAGGAAGGTATTAAATGCCTGGCTTTCGTAgttgtaaaatcaaaatataattatggcaATCAATTTCATGAGATGACCAAGTCCATTCTCCCCGGCATGAAAATAGAGAATATATATGCAATTGGGGaattatacaagaaaatatgGTTGAAATATACATCGTCCCAAAGAGAAAATTTCCAACAAAATTGCATTCAGGACCTAATGTATCATGGTGTTCTTGCAAATAGAAATCTTCCCAAGGATTATGAAATATTTCCTCAAATCTTACGCTTGCTAGATCCTCTTcatcaagataaaaataacaagaatattCAAGCTATGCTTTACAATTTGTGGGAGCCGATTTTGTGGAGGAATTTAAAGGCACCCAATCACAATGTCCGCTGTAATGCAGCAGAATTTTTATTCAGTGCATTTCCATGtgaaaatccatttttgaaTCTGGAAGAGCGAACTCTAGTTCATGACAACCAAATTAAAGTTATGAATGATCTCTTACTTGATCAAGAACCTTCTGTGCGCCTTATTGGTGTGAAAGGAGTATGTCAAGTTTTATCCACTTATTGGGCATTTCTCTCTAGCGACTCCATTAACGAGTTAATGATGACTCTTATAAAAAAGTCTTCGAGGGATTCGGATTCTGTGCAGATCCGTGTTGCTGTTCTCAATGGACTCTCTGATATTATAAAAGATGCTCCCTCCAGTCATGTGTACCTTAAAAACATTCTTCCCAAAGTGGGTGATTCTCTTAGGGATGTGAATGAACATGTTCGCCTCTCCATGTTAGATTTACTATCCATTGTGAAGAGTGTTAAATATATCGCGTATTGGGAAATATGTTCGTTAGATGATCTCCTCTATTGTCTTTCAAGAGATAATTCTCCTGCTGTTTGTCGGAGACTCgttaagttaatatttaattctttctttCCCATGAAAGAACCCGAGTCCGTGAAATTAGAACGTTGCGTCTTTTTGATAGAGAAAAATGTATCAGcagcaaataaattttacaagtattCCAATAAATATATGGAATTGGTCGATTCCGTGAAGTTTATGCTGACAATTTTAGTCTCTTTTAAGAGACACTTGAGTGTTGCTCCTAATTTTAACTCGCATCAAAATAGTATTGAAGATGATAGTTTTTCAAACAAGGAAAACG ttgaCGAAGAACAACCAAGCAATCTAGTCAATAGCGAACAAGATATATCAAATACGTTTTCCCGAGTTGAAGCAGATTCTTTTTTATCTGATTTCATTATTATGGACAATTTTCTTGATATTATAACTGTTATGTGGATCTCAAGatatgaggatttgttgaaagaagaaaatacgGAGTATCGAGCagttttagaaaagaaaaccacaaaaatcatgacgaaTATGTTCAGGGTATATAag GGAACAGATATGTCTCGAAAGATTATTTACCTTTGCagtttattttcccaaaaatcaGTCAATACCATTGTAAAGTATTGCCTATCCAGTTTAAAGACTTGTGACTTTCAAGCTTTAATTGAAGGAGGGACTAAATTAGATACAAAATCCGCAATTTCATCATGGAAAGGAAATTTTTTCTCGAAGGAACCTCAAAACTTTTCTATTTTCATCGATGCTCTATGCAATTGGAAAAAAGGACAAGATCTTATGGAGCTCATACTCTATGGAATTGAAAAAG gaTTTGAAAACATCAATGGACTCTCATTATCCTTAGCTTCATCAGCCAAGCGTCGCAAGAGTGTTCGTTTTATAGAAAAGGATGATAAGATACAATTAAGATCCATATCCTTCTTAACATATGTATTTCGCCATTCAATCAACAAGCAAAGAGTAACTTCTGAGAATATGAAGGAgttgaaggaaatatatattgaactgTCTAAAATTAAGGATTTCGTCAAGAGGGAGATAGAACAAAATCATTTCAACGAGGATGCAGCCACAGAGCAATATGTTCTCTATACATGGGAAACATATCTAAAGACTATGCTAATGGTCGAGGATGATAATAGTgttatttcttcatttgtttTTGAGTGGCTTAATTATCTTAGATTAAGCACATCCTCGTCAAATCTTCGGAGTTACGTCCTCTGCACATTCCTTTTATTTCTAAGTAACGCCTTTAGCTTGGGTAAGCTGAATAATAGTAATGAAGAAGTTCTTACTGAGACGGTCATTTTTATTAACCATTTTAATTCTCCGAATGCTGTGGAGGAAGACGACTCCATGGAAGTATCTTATTTGTGTTTGGCTCTTTTGGGTGAAATTCAAGAATGGATTTTCCATCAGAAGTCTTTAACCGATATCAATGCCactttaaaatcaattcaaGGTTGTCTAGTAGGGATTTTAAAGAATCTAAAACTCGGAAGTGACGAAAATCATACCATAACAAGTGATATAAAACAGAGTTTAAACTCGTTTGTTGACTCCTGTAAATTGTATACCTCCAAACCCGATTCCTTTTTCAACTTAATGAAAGTGTTTTCGCAAATGATCATAGAGGATATGAACgcatatttgaagaaatttgaagag gAGCCTCTTCCAAATTTTTCCAAAGAACTACCTCCTTTATCCCTCTTTCTGATCCAATTATTGGTCCCCAAATATGGCAAGCATTTAATAGAAGAATTGAGAATATCCCTACAATTGAAATCCTTGAGTGAGAAGGACATCCTCTCGgctatttggtttatatatatcCTTGTTATTGATGTAGAGTTCAAAATATCTAC aacAAGCCTACAAAATTGCTTTGTCCAACTGAAGCAACTACAAGTTAAGGATCCAAGAGGTCTGGAATTAATGAAGTCCATTCAATCTCATCTAGATTCCCAAGTTGATTAA
- the sty gene encoding uncharacterized protein sty, whose translation METPPPRRPERTLLVRLPSSKEETPPPLSGCISLDCPRPAPTRTQNLYVEAPLPNNQRHCHLNQIPSTTYHHISSSNSKSEFKQPSSSIINTQPVIKRPHHPKQLSDSIIKSSSFSNISSVVSLAVPATASASLPTTTTTTTTTSKYEGEEEESIICRECGKCKCQACATPKKLPRKWICSGKWLCSPESTIETISCYCCVKGAFYHCQKDSEIEWESSPLSCSSRDGQCCLRWTALGTLSLLMPCLWCYIPLDGCLRLANYIYGRSSVSGCRCPGKDPSSRQPGLILRDP comes from the coding sequence ATGGAAACTCCACCACCTCGGCGTCCGGAAAGGACTCTTTTGGTTCGATTACCGTCGTCCAAAGAAGAGACCCCTCCGCCCCTCTCAGGGTGTATTAGTCTCGACTGCCCACGACCCGCTCCCACTAGGACTCAAAATCTATATGTGGAAGCTCCCCTTCCCAATAATCAGCGTCATTGTCATCTTAACCAGATCCCTTCCACGACCTACCACCACATCTCCTCCTCCAACTCTAAATCAGAATTCAAGCAGCCGTCAAGTTCTATCATTAATACGCAACCTGTTATCAAAAGACCTCATCATCCTAAACAACTGTCAGATAGCATCATTAAAAGTTCCTCTTTTAGTAACATTTCAAGTGTTGTTAGCCTTGCTGTTCCTGCAACAGCCTCTGCATCACTACCTACGACgacgacaacaacaacaacaacttcaAAATACGAAGGCGAAGAAGAAGAGTCCATCATTTGTCGTGAGTGTGGAAAATGTAAATGTCAAGCCTGTGCTACTCCTAAAAAACTTCCTCGGAAATGGATATGCTCTGGAAAGTGGCTCTGCTCTCCCGAGTCTACGATTGAGACGATCTCTTGCTATTGCTGTGTGAAAGGAGCATTTTATCATTGCCAAAAAGACTCTGAAATAGAATGGGAGAGCAGTCCACTCTCCTGTTCCTCTCGAGATGGACAATGTTGTCTACGATGGACCGCACTAGGAACACTCTCTCTCCTTATGCCTTGTCTTTGGTGCTACATCCCTCTTGATGGCTGTCTACGACTAGCTAATTACATATACGGCCGGTCATCCGTCTCTGGATGTCGT